The nucleotide window TATGTTAAGCTTCTATCCAGTAGGCAGCACTCGGTAAGCGCCTCCAGGACCGGTCCGGCAGATCCTTGCAGACCTCGCCCAGGGATGCTTTCCGCGTGCTCCAGGCACCGCCAGCGTACGGTGGCCAGGCGTCCATGTAGCTTCCCTGCAGCGGCTTAACAGCAGCTTAGAAGCTCTACGTGGCATCCCCTGGCGTGCGGCTGGCACTGCGAACTTCTTGTTTGATCCTTTTTCGATAAGGAACACTGTCATGGCAACCATCGACTACGACCCTCGCCGTCTCCCTTCGCGTTTCGAATCGCGTTTCGGCCTCGAGTACGCTCCAACGTCTTTCCTGGTGCGCTTCGGCAAGCGCGAGATGCTGGTCTGCCGCGACTTCCGCAAGCGCTTCTACGCGGTCAACCCGATCATCGAATGCGATACCGGCGTGCAGCCGGGCCATATCGAGATCCTGTTGTTCGGCCGCTGGCTGTTGATCTTGTCCAAAGCACAGTAATCGATCTGTGCAGTGTCGCACAGTGGCCACGACTGTGCGGCGACAACCGCTCACGGCGGACGTGGCCAGCGCACTGGGGCACGCGGCGGCACCTCTTCACCCGCCGCGTTCCATGTGCCGCAGCGCAGCCGGCAGCCGTGCCGGTGGCCACGTCCCGGCGTGACTTGACAGTGGCTGTGAGAAAAAGTGGGACGCCGGAGGAGCTGGGCAGCGGATGCCGGGTGGAAGGCAATGCGGGCTGAAGGCAGTGCGGACTCGAAGGCAATGCGGACTTGAAGGCAGTGCGGGCTGATGGCAATGCAGCCATGAAGGCGATGCAGGCTGGACAAGCGGTATTGGCTGGGAAAGCGGCGCGGGCTGGCTGGACAGGCGGTGCAGGCTGAAACACGGCCTTGACTAGCGGCGGATGCAGCCGGGCACCGCTCCTGGAAGTCCTGCCCGGACATCGTGCCTGGCGTGATGGCCGGGTTGCCATCACCGTGCATCAGGCCTTGGCCACTACGCCGATATCCCGGTACGGCCCCGCTTGCGGCGGCGCACCTGCATCGACACCTGCATCGGTCCCATCCTTATCGGCTCCATCCCTATCGGCGCCATCCCTATCGGCGCCATCCCTATCGGCGCCATCCCTGTTGGCTCCTTCCCTATCGGCGCCAATCGCACCGGGTCCGTGTTCCGCCTCATGCATTTCGCGCAGCAGCGCGAGTGCGCGCGTATCGTGCATGACCAGCGCACGCTGCAGCGTCGTGGCGGTGAGGCAGGATTCGTCGACGATGGCGAGGAAGGTTTCCTGCGTGCGGTCCAGGACCCTGGAGTGGAAGCCGATGCTGTCGAACATGCCGCCCATGTCCACGCACAGATCGCGCAGCAGCAGCAGGGTTCGCTTGGTCGACTCGATATCGTTGCGCATGCCGCCATCCATGTCGAGCAGTTCGGTCCGCGCGGTTTCATGCCGGGACAGATCGGTGATCGTTTCAAGCCAGCGCCCGATGCGCTGGGAAACGCGGGTGATGCGCACCGTCTTGCCGCGCATCATGATGCAATATTGCAGGCACAGCAGCCATACGGGCAAGCGCGCCAGCAGCACCGGCAGCCCGGCCTTGCGTAACCACGCCTCGGCGCGCCTGAAGCGGCGCAGCATGCCACCAATGCTGGCTAACAGCGGATCCTGATGCATGGAAAGTCCCCTTTTTCTTAGGCAACACACGTTGCGTTGCGCAATACTCCGCAGTATAGGCAGGGGACCCGGGGGAATGCTCAGCAGGAGATTTGATACAGCTTAAAAGTCGCGGCGAAAAATGTGCGCAATGTGTTTTTCGCAATGCGCGTGCGGGCAATCGGCCGGCGTTTCAGCCAGCCGATTGCCCACGCATTGGAATTTCAACGATCGGCCAATGATCAGGTCTTGTCTCTGTCCTTGCCCAGCGTACCGGCCACCGCATCGGACAGCTTCTCGCCGTGCGGTCCTTTCGCCGTCTCGTCCATGCTGCCGACCTTGCGCGCCTGGTCGGATTGCTGGTCGAAGCTGACTTCCTCGCCCACCTCGAACCGCCCGTCAGCCTCGCCGCCGGCAGGCAGCAAGCCTTCGGAACGCGCTCCGCCTTGCTCCGTTGCGCGCTGGGTATTGCCGGGCGACCCCGACTGGCTGCCTCCGGACGCGCTGTCCGAACGGCCCCCCGCGCTACTACCCTGGCCGCCCTGCTGCGGGTTGCCTTGCTGCTGATTGCCCTGCTGCGGGTTGCCTTGCTGCTGATTGCCCTGCTGCTGATTGCCCTGCTGCGGATTGCCCTGCTGCTGATTGCCCTGCTGCTGATTGCCCTGCTGCGGGTTGCCTTGCTGCTGATTCCCCTGCTGCTGGCCACCCAGCTGCTGGCTGCCCTGTTGCAGGTTGCCCATGTGCTGGTCGACGGCGCGGCTGTCCTGGTCGCGCGTGGTGGCTGCCTGGCCGCGCGGTGCCGGGTCGGCGCCCATCGTCGGGCCGCCCACCGAGTCATCGAGACCGCTGCCCATCGATTTGCCGGCGCCCGCTGGCGGCGGCAGGTTGTAGTCGGCGCCGTGCGGTACCGCGTCGCCGACGATTTTCTTCACGTCCTCGGGCGGCACCGTGTCCGGCAGGTGCGTATGGATCGGCGGCTGCTGGAGCCGTTCCTTGTCGTCGTTTTGCATGATGCCTCCTGTGTTATCCGAATATTCATCTTAGCCCAACGCGTTTTTTCGCCGCACAGCATTGCCGCGCTCCAAAATGTGTGGGCGGCGCGCCGCGTTCGGCGGTACAGTCGGCTCATGAGTTTGATTTCCGCGCTGCCGGCCGCGCCAGGGGTCATTCACCCTGTCACCGATTGGCCCTACCTCGAAATGCTGACGCGCTTCGCGCTGGCGCTGGCGCTCGGCCTGCTGATCGGCCTGGAACGCGAACGCCGCAAGAAGGAAGCGGGCTTGCGCACCTTCGGCTTTATTGCCGTACTGGGCGCGGTAGGCGCATCGCTCGGCGATATGTACGCCTACATCGTGCTGTGCCTGACCGGTCTGCTGACGATCTTCCTGAACCTGCAGGACATGCGCACCCACGAAGGCACCGAGCTGACGACTTCCGCCGCCATGCTGGTGACCTGCATCGCCGGCATCATGTGCGGCAAGGGCCACACGCTGACGCCCGCGGCCATCATGGTGTCGTCCACCGCGCTGCTGGCGTGGAAGGATATCCTGCAAGGCTTCTCGATCGGGCTCACCGAGCGCGAACTGCGCTCGGCGCTGCTGCTGGCGATCCTGGCGATCGTCATCTATCCGGCGCTGCCGACCGGCAGCATCGGGCCCATGGGCCTGATCCAGCCGCGCGCCGCCTGGGCGACCGTGATCCTGATCGCCGGCATCGGATTCGTCAACTACGTGCTGTGGAAGGCCTTCGGCGCGCGCGGCGTGGCGATCGCCGGCTTCCTCGGCGGCCTGGTGAACAGCAGCGTGACCGTCAACGAACTGGCCTCGCGCGTCAGCGGCGGCGCGGTGGGCGCGGTGGCGGCGGCGGCCTACCGTGGCATCTTGCTGGCAACCGTGGCGATGGTGATGCGCAATGCCGTGATTCTTGCCCTGCTGGCCCCGGCCGTGGCCGTGGCGGGGATCGGTGCCTTCGCGGGCATGCTGGCGGCCACGGCCTTTTTCGTGTTCGTGCGGCGCCACCCGGCGACGCCGGACGTCCAGCTGCCCGCCGACGGGCAGGAAAACCAGATCGTGCTGCCGTTTTCGCTGTGGAGCGCACTGAAGTACGGCCTGGTTTTCCTGCTGCTGCACATCGTCGGCGTGCTGACGCAAAAATACTTCGGCAACGTGGGCTTCTATGTCGTCAGTGCGCTGGGCGGCACCGTGTCGAGTGCCAGCGCGGTGGCGGCGGCGGCGAGCCTGGCGGCCGAAGGCAAGCTTGAGCTGGACGTGGCCGCCACCGGCGCCATTCTCGCTTCGCTGGCGAGCGTGGCGATCAACCTGCCTTTTGTGCTGCGGGTACCGAACCGCCGCTTCGTGATGTCGATCGCGCTGGCGATGGGCGTCATCGCCGCGGTCGGGCTGTGCGGCCTGCTGCTGGGCGAGCCGCTGGCGCGCTTCGTGACCGATCACCTGCCGGAACTGACGCAGCTGCGCTCCGGACCATTGGGCCCCGCACCCAGCACCGCCGGCCTGCTGCATCCCTGACCGGGGCATTGAGCTTCCACAAATCGCTGCTACTGCCGGGACCATCGCACCGCACTTGCTCGTAGACTGGAAGCCTTGCGATATTTCGGGAGGCCGCCATGTCGAGAACATTCCTCTGTGTTGTCCTGGCGGCCTGCGCCATTCCCGGCCAGGCCGAAACCTGGCATTTCGAGTACCAGGGCTTCCATGACTTGATGGCCGGGAAGTTCCTGCCCGACCGCAAGATGACGGGCAGCTTCGATGGCTGGGACGCCGATGCCGACGGTGTGCTGGTCCGCTCGGAAATCACCTCGCTCATCGTCGACGGCTTCGATTTCGTTGCGTGCGAAAGCCAGAGCAACGAGTTCTGGCATTGTGGCGCGGAAGCCTTCGCTTACCGGGACGGCGCATTGTCCTTCACCGCCGGCCAGTACAGCAGCGATCCGGAAGGCTGGATCCGTGACGGCCATTTCTACTTTTCCGGCGAGCGCGAATACCGCTATTCGTTCCGGCCCGAACATTCCGAGGAGTGGGAATACCACTGGACAGCGCAAACGACATTTGCCATTTCGCCCGCGCCCGAACCAGGCACATGGGCGCTGCTGCTGGCAGGCTTGCCGCTGGCCGTGCTGGCGGCGCGGCGCCAGCGAAAACAGCGGTAACGTCCTGGCCGCCGGCGCCGGACGAGTGTAAGCTGGCAACCGGAGGTAACCATGCAAAACGAACGCCGCACCCAGCCGAACGAACCGGTGGCCGAAGCCGTCGATGCCACCGTGGACCTGATGCCGAACATCAGCCGCTACCAGGCCGCCCTGGTGATGGCGCGCGATGGCGTGCCGACACCGGTGATCCGGCGCGTGCTGGACGAACCCGCGCAGCGGCGCGGTACCAGGCGGGGCGCATAACTCGCTCTGCCCGCCTCACAGCGCTGCCACCGATGACGGGTGCATCGGTCGCGGCCTTCGGTTGCTTGCCCTTCAGCAGCTGGCCTTGATCGGCTGTCCTTGATCGGCTGTCCTTGATCGACTGTCCTTCAGCATCTGCACTTCAGCAGTGCCCCTTCAACAACTGCCCTTCAGCAGCTGCCCTTCATCGGCCGCTCTTGAACGCGCTCTTCAGTCCCCGTCCCGCAGGGCCCGCTCCGCGGCCGCGACGCCGTGCAGCGCGGTGGTATCGAACAGCGGCACGGCCGCATCGTCTCCGTTGACGAGCAGGGAAATCTCGGTACAGCCCAGGATGATCGCCTGCGCGCCGCGCGCCGCCAGGCCCGTCATCACGCGGCGGTAGAGTTCGCGCGAAGCCGGTTCGATGCGCCCCTGGCAGAGTTCTTCGTAGATGATGCGATGCACCAGCTCGCGCTCATCGGCTGGCGGCACCAGTACCTCCAGGCCGCGCCGGACCAGCCGCTGCCGATAGAACGGTTGCTCCATCGTGAAGCGCGTACCCAGCAGGCCAACCGTTCCCGCACCGGCGCGCACCACGGCATCGGCTGTCGGATCGGCGATATGCAGCAACGGAATGCCGACCGCGGCGGTGATGGCATCGCTGACCGTATGCATGGTGTTCGTGCACAGCACGATGAAGTCCGCGCCGGCGCGCTCGAGCGCCGTGGCCGCGTCCGCCAGCGCGGCGCCCGCGGCAGCCCATTCGCCGGCATGCTGCAATGCCGCGATCTCGTGGAAGTCCACGCTGTACAGCACGATCCTTGCCGAATGCAGGCCGCCGAGGCGCCGCTGTATCGCCTGGTTGATTTCACGGTAGTACGGCACCGTCGATTGCCAGCTCATGCCGCCTAT belongs to Pseudoduganella albidiflava and includes:
- a CDS encoding MgtC/SapB family protein, whose translation is MSLISALPAAPGVIHPVTDWPYLEMLTRFALALALGLLIGLERERRKKEAGLRTFGFIAVLGAVGASLGDMYAYIVLCLTGLLTIFLNLQDMRTHEGTELTTSAAMLVTCIAGIMCGKGHTLTPAAIMVSSTALLAWKDILQGFSIGLTERELRSALLLAILAIVIYPALPTGSIGPMGLIQPRAAWATVILIAGIGFVNYVLWKAFGARGVAIAGFLGGLVNSSVTVNELASRVSGGAVGAVAAAAYRGILLATVAMVMRNAVILALLAPAVAVAGIGAFAGMLAATAFFVFVRRHPATPDVQLPADGQENQIVLPFSLWSALKYGLVFLLLHIVGVLTQKYFGNVGFYVVSALGGTVSSASAVAAAASLAAEGKLELDVAATGAILASLASVAINLPFVLRVPNRRFVMSIALAMGVIAAVGLCGLLLGEPLARFVTDHLPELTQLRSGPLGPAPSTAGLLHP
- a CDS encoding PEP-CTERM sorting domain-containing protein produces the protein MSRTFLCVVLAACAIPGQAETWHFEYQGFHDLMAGKFLPDRKMTGSFDGWDADADGVLVRSEITSLIVDGFDFVACESQSNEFWHCGAEAFAYRDGALSFTAGQYSSDPEGWIRDGHFYFSGEREYRYSFRPEHSEEWEYHWTAQTTFAISPAPEPGTWALLLAGLPLAVLAARRQRKQR
- a CDS encoding aspartate/glutamate racemase family protein translates to MKTIGLIGGMSWQSTVPYYREINQAIQRRLGGLHSARIVLYSVDFHEIAALQHAGEWAAAGAALADAATALERAGADFIVLCTNTMHTVSDAITAAVGIPLLHIADPTADAVVRAGAGTVGLLGTRFTMEQPFYRQRLVRRGLEVLVPPADERELVHRIIYEELCQGRIEPASRELYRRVMTGLAARGAQAIILGCTEISLLVNGDDAAVPLFDTTALHGVAAAERALRDGD